The following are encoded in a window of Rhizobium sp. 11515TR genomic DNA:
- the mnmE gene encoding tRNA uridine-5-carboxymethylaminomethyl(34) synthesis GTPase MnmE — MLTMNETIYALSSGGLPAGVAVIRISGNLALRVAESLAGPLPQSRQAVLRTIRTRNNMMIDRGLVLVFPGPASFTGEDCVEIHVHGGKAVVNALLEELSTFENCRMAEHGEFSRRALENGKMDLVEVEGLADLIGAETEMQRRLALEHAAGGLSDLYNGWADRLTRARALIEAELDFADEDDVPGSVSDMVWADMKRLRLEISDHLAGADLGEIIRDGLKVVIAGAPNVGKSSLMNALAKREVAIVTDIAGTTRDVLHIDLNIEGYAVRLYDTAGLRDTDEVVEREGIRRALRTVADADLVLSLAEIGGEAQRSFPGFAGKVLTVGTKADIHAEKTNQYDLLISSTTGSGLAELHELLRQDLQIRSGALSLALPSRLRHRTLLAESLDAVEAALGSEDHGLDIRAEYLRRAATSLGRITGRVDVEDLLDVIFSEFCIGK; from the coding sequence ATGTTGACGATGAACGAGACGATCTATGCTTTGTCCAGCGGTGGTCTGCCGGCCGGCGTTGCCGTGATCCGTATTAGCGGAAATCTCGCGCTCCGTGTTGCCGAATCCCTTGCCGGCCCGTTGCCGCAGTCGCGACAGGCGGTGCTCAGAACGATTCGGACTCGTAACAATATGATGATAGACCGCGGCCTTGTGCTGGTTTTTCCCGGTCCGGCCTCCTTTACGGGCGAAGATTGCGTCGAAATTCATGTCCACGGCGGCAAGGCCGTGGTGAATGCGCTTTTGGAAGAGCTCTCGACGTTCGAGAATTGTCGCATGGCGGAACATGGCGAGTTCTCACGGCGCGCACTCGAGAATGGAAAGATGGATCTGGTGGAGGTGGAAGGCCTTGCCGATCTCATCGGTGCTGAAACGGAGATGCAGCGCCGGCTTGCGCTGGAGCATGCGGCCGGCGGGCTGTCAGATCTCTATAACGGTTGGGCCGACAGGCTGACCCGGGCACGCGCTCTGATCGAGGCGGAGCTCGATTTCGCCGATGAGGACGATGTGCCCGGTTCGGTCTCGGATATGGTATGGGCCGATATGAAGCGGCTGCGTCTTGAAATTTCCGACCACCTCGCAGGTGCCGATCTCGGCGAGATCATCCGCGACGGCTTGAAGGTGGTCATTGCAGGTGCCCCGAATGTTGGCAAGTCCAGTCTCATGAATGCCTTGGCAAAGCGCGAGGTGGCAATCGTCACCGATATCGCCGGCACGACTCGTGATGTGCTGCATATCGATCTGAATATCGAAGGATATGCCGTTAGGCTTTATGATACGGCCGGTTTGCGAGACACGGATGAAGTGGTGGAGCGTGAGGGCATTCGTCGGGCGCTGCGGACGGTTGCGGATGCGGATCTTGTTCTGTCTCTAGCCGAGATCGGCGGTGAAGCACAGCGGAGTTTTCCGGGTTTTGCCGGCAAGGTTCTCACTGTCGGTACGAAAGCCGATATTCACGCTGAGAAAACCAATCAATATGATTTGCTGATCTCCTCGACCACTGGCTCGGGTCTGGCGGAATTGCATGAGCTTCTGCGGCAGGATCTCCAGATCCGTTCCGGGGCGCTATCGCTCGCTTTGCCAAGTCGGCTGCGTCATCGCACCCTGCTTGCAGAGAGCCTTGATGCAGTTGAGGCTGCACTAGGTTCGGAAGATCACGGCCTGGATATCAGGGCGGAATACCTAAGACGGGCGGCCACAAGCCTTGGACGCATCACCGGCCGCGTCGATGTGGAAGATTTGCTGGACGTGATCTTCTCAGAATTCTGCATAGGAAAATGA
- the rho gene encoding transcription termination factor Rho, protein MAEMKLQELKNKSPTDLLAFAESLEVENASTMRKQELMFAILKVLASQDVEIIGEGVVEVLQDGFGFLRSANANYLPGPDDIYISPSQIRRFSLKTGDTVEGPIRGPKEGERYFALLKVNTINFDDPEKIRHKVHFDNLTPLYPNERFRMELDVPTSKDLSPRVIDLVAPLGKGQRGLIVAPPRTGKTVLLQNIAHSITANHPDCYLIVLLIDERPEEVTDMQRSVRGEVISSTFDEPAVRHVQVAEMVIEKAKRLVEHGRDVVILLDSITRLGRAYNTVVPSSGKVLTGGVDANALQRPKRFFGAARNIEEGGSLTIIATALIDTGSRMDEVIFEEFKGTGNSEIVLDRKVADKRIFPAMDILKSGTRKEDLLVPRQDLQKIFVLRRILAPMGTTDAIEFLIDKLKQTKNNPDFFDSMNT, encoded by the coding sequence ATGGCTGAAATGAAGCTTCAGGAACTGAAAAATAAATCCCCGACCGATCTCCTGGCCTTTGCCGAATCGCTCGAGGTGGAAAACGCCAGCACGATGCGCAAACAGGAATTGATGTTTGCAATCCTGAAGGTGCTGGCGAGCCAGGACGTAGAAATCATCGGCGAGGGCGTCGTCGAGGTTCTGCAGGATGGCTTCGGTTTCTTGCGTTCCGCGAACGCAAACTATCTTCCCGGTCCAGACGACATCTATATTTCGCCCTCCCAGATCCGCCGCTTCTCCTTGAAGACGGGTGACACGGTCGAGGGACCAATCCGCGGACCGAAGGAAGGCGAGCGCTATTTCGCGCTGCTGAAAGTCAACACCATCAATTTCGACGATCCGGAAAAGATCCGTCACAAGGTTCACTTCGATAACCTCACGCCGCTTTATCCGAACGAGCGTTTCCGTATGGAACTCGACGTTCCCACGTCAAAGGATCTTTCGCCCCGCGTGATCGATCTCGTGGCGCCGCTCGGCAAGGGCCAGCGCGGCCTGATCGTCGCACCGCCGCGTACGGGTAAAACCGTCCTGCTGCAGAATATCGCGCATTCCATCACCGCCAATCATCCGGATTGCTATCTGATCGTTCTCTTGATCGACGAGCGTCCGGAAGAAGTGACTGACATGCAGCGCTCCGTGCGCGGCGAAGTCATCTCGTCGACCTTCGACGAGCCGGCCGTGCGCCACGTCCAGGTCGCCGAAATGGTCATCGAGAAGGCCAAGCGCCTCGTCGAGCATGGCCGCGACGTCGTCATCCTGCTCGACTCCATCACTCGCCTTGGCCGTGCCTACAACACTGTCGTCCCCTCTTCCGGTAAGGTTCTGACCGGTGGTGTCGACGCCAACGCCTTGCAGCGTCCGAAGCGCTTCTTCGGTGCCGCGCGTAACATCGAGGAAGGCGGTTCGCTGACGATTATCGCGACGGCGCTGATCGATACGGGCAGCCGCATGGACGAAGTGATCTTCGAAGAATTCAAGGGTACCGGTAACTCGGAAATCGTGCTCGACCGCAAGGTCGCCGACAAGCGCATCTTCCCGGCCATGGACATTCTCAAGTCCGGCACGCGTAAGGAAGACCTCCTCGTGCCGCGCCAGGATCTGCAGAAGATCTTCGTTCTTCGCCGTATCCTTGCGCCGATGGGTACAACCGATGCGATCGAATTCCTGATCGACAAGCTCAAGCAAACTAAGAATAATCCTGATTTCTTCGATTCGATGAATACGTAA
- the hemJ gene encoding protoporphyrinogen oxidase HemJ: MTVEKQTDSAPGQKAGRRAYFMILILAVLAIGLFAWHPADLYLWIKALHIIAVISWMAGMFYLPRLFVYHTDAAPGSQQSETFKVMEQRLLRYIINPAMILTWIFGLYLAWSVYDFQGGWLHAKIGLVLILSGVHGHFSAGVRAFARDQNKHSARYWRIMNEAPTLLMIAIVILVVVKPFA, from the coding sequence ATGACGGTGGAAAAGCAGACGGATTCCGCGCCGGGCCAGAAGGCCGGACGACGGGCCTATTTCATGATCTTGATCCTCGCGGTGCTGGCGATCGGTCTGTTTGCCTGGCATCCGGCCGATCTCTATCTCTGGATCAAGGCTTTGCACATCATCGCCGTCATCTCGTGGATGGCCGGCATGTTCTATCTGCCTCGGCTGTTCGTCTATCACACCGATGCCGCGCCGGGATCGCAGCAATCCGAGACCTTCAAGGTGATGGAGCAGCGTCTGCTGCGCTATATCATCAACCCGGCGATGATCCTGACATGGATTTTCGGGCTTTATCTTGCCTGGTCGGTCTATGATTTCCAGGGAGGCTGGCTCCATGCTAAGATCGGACTTGTCTTGATCCTCTCGGGCGTTCATGGCCATTTCAGTGCCGGGGTGCGTGCCTTTGCCCGCGACCAGAACAAGCATTCTGCCCGGTACTGGCGTATCATGAACGAGGCGCCGACGCTTCTGATGATCGCGATCGTCATTTTGGTGGTCGTCAAGCCGTTTGCGTGA
- the hemE gene encoding uroporphyrinogen decarboxylase has protein sequence MTDERRKIMRVLSGETLTPPPLWLMRQAGRYLPEYRETRAKAGSFLDLCYSPDHAVEVTLQPIRRYGFDAAILFSDILVIPDALKRNVRFTEGHGPEMDPIDETGILALKPDAILAYLEPVMETVRRLRRDLPHETTLLGFCGAPWTVATYMIAGHGTPDQAPARLFAFRYPKAFEHLLMLLADISADYLVAQIDAGADAVQIFDSWAGVLGEKEFEAFAIKPVAKMIASVKARRPKARVIAFAKGAGYLLKAYRQKTGADAIGLDWSVPLAFARELQKDGPVQGNLDPMRVVAGGKALNDGIDDILQQLGNGPLIFNLGHGITPQADPANVAALVERVRGWRN, from the coding sequence GTGACCGATGAACGCCGGAAGATCATGCGGGTCTTGAGCGGGGAAACGCTCACCCCTCCCCCGCTCTGGCTGATGAGACAGGCAGGCCGTTATCTACCCGAATATCGTGAAACGCGTGCGAAGGCGGGAAGCTTTCTCGATCTCTGTTATTCGCCAGATCACGCCGTCGAGGTGACGCTGCAGCCGATCCGCCGTTATGGCTTTGATGCGGCCATTCTCTTCTCCGACATTCTTGTCATCCCTGATGCATTGAAACGGAATGTTCGCTTCACTGAAGGACATGGGCCGGAAATGGACCCAATCGACGAGACGGGTATCCTGGCTTTGAAACCGGACGCCATCCTGGCGTATCTGGAGCCCGTCATGGAGACGGTGAGGCGGCTGCGGCGGGACTTGCCTCACGAAACCACGCTTCTCGGCTTCTGCGGGGCTCCCTGGACGGTTGCGACTTATATGATCGCCGGACACGGCACGCCGGATCAGGCCCCTGCCCGACTGTTTGCCTTTCGCTATCCCAAGGCCTTCGAACATCTGCTGATGCTGCTTGCGGACATTTCAGCCGATTATCTCGTGGCCCAGATCGATGCCGGTGCGGATGCTGTGCAGATTTTCGATTCCTGGGCGGGTGTGCTTGGCGAGAAGGAATTCGAGGCTTTCGCCATCAAGCCGGTTGCGAAAATGATTGCGTCGGTGAAGGCACGGCGGCCAAAGGCGCGGGTGATCGCTTTCGCCAAGGGTGCGGGCTATCTGCTGAAGGCCTATCGGCAGAAGACGGGTGCCGATGCGATCGGCCTCGACTGGTCTGTGCCTTTGGCCTTTGCTCGGGAACTGCAGAAGGACGGGCCGGTGCAAGGCAATCTCGATCCGATGCGCGTGGTTGCCGGCGGCAAGGCTTTGAATGACGGTATCGACGATATCCTGCAGCAGCTCGGAAATGGCCCGCTGATTTTCAATCTCGGGCATGGCATCACGCCCCAGGCCGATCCGGCCAATGTGGCGGCGCTGGTCGAACGCGTGCGGGGATGGAGGAACTGA
- a CDS encoding pyruvate, water dikinase regulatory protein — protein MENRTSFFHLHLISDSTGETLISAGRAASVQFHASQPIEHVYPLIRNRKQLLPVLEAIDHSPGIVLYTIVDRELADFIAERCREMGVPSVNVLEPVMNVFQTYLGTASRRRVGAQHVMNADYFARIEALNFTMDHDDGQMPDDYDEADVVIIGISRTSKTPTSIYLANRGIKTANIPIVHGVPLPESLARATKPLIVGLVATTDRISQVRENRILGATPGFDRGGYTDRAAISEELKYARSLCARHNWPIIDVTRRSIEETAAAIVALRPKLR, from the coding sequence GTGGAAAACCGAACAAGCTTCTTTCATCTGCATCTGATTTCTGACTCAACGGGCGAGACTCTCATTTCCGCCGGCCGCGCGGCCTCTGTGCAATTCCATGCCAGCCAGCCGATCGAGCACGTCTATCCGCTGATTAGAAATCGCAAGCAGCTTCTGCCTGTCTTGGAAGCAATCGATCATAGCCCCGGCATTGTCCTCTATACGATCGTCGATCGCGAACTTGCCGATTTCATCGCCGAGCGCTGCAGGGAGATGGGCGTACCATCCGTCAATGTTCTCGAGCCGGTCATGAACGTTTTCCAGACCTATCTCGGCACGGCGTCGCGTCGGCGCGTCGGCGCGCAGCATGTGATGAATGCGGATTATTTCGCCCGCATCGAAGCGCTGAACTTCACCATGGATCATGACGATGGCCAGATGCCCGATGATTATGACGAAGCCGATGTCGTCATTATCGGTATCAGCCGCACCTCGAAAACGCCGACCAGCATCTATCTGGCGAACCGCGGCATCAAGACGGCCAACATTCCGATCGTCCATGGCGTGCCGTTGCCGGAAAGCCTCGCCAGGGCGACGAAGCCCTTGATCGTCGGACTGGTTGCGACGACCGACCGTATCTCGCAGGTCCGCGAAAATCGCATTCTCGGGGCGACCCCCGGCTTCGATCGCGGCGGCTATACGGATAGAGCCGCTATCTCCGAAGAGCTCAAATATGCTCGTTCCCTTTGCGCGCGGCACAATTGGCCGATCATCGATGTGACCCGCCGTTCGATCGAAGAGACCGCCGCCGCCATTGTTGCCCTGCGACCCAAGCTGCGCTAA
- a CDS encoding Maf-like protein — translation MTSPLILASSSPFRRMLMENAGLHFQAIAADIDERAIEAPLELGGASPDAVALVLAKAKAKEVSDRFPGSLVIGSDQTMSLGAQVFHKPKSMAEAENHLRALSGKTHRLNSAIALARNGDIIWEHVSHADLTMHELPADFIHRHLSRVGEKALSSVGAYQLEGEGIQLFSKVDGDYFTILGLPMLPLLEKLRELGTIDG, via the coding sequence ATGACCTCGCCCCTTATCCTCGCATCATCCAGCCCATTCCGGCGAATGCTGATGGAAAACGCCGGTCTGCATTTTCAGGCTATTGCTGCCGATATCGATGAGCGTGCGATCGAAGCACCGCTGGAACTGGGTGGCGCCAGCCCGGATGCTGTCGCGCTCGTGCTGGCAAAGGCGAAGGCAAAAGAGGTGAGCGATCGCTTCCCCGGATCGCTCGTTATAGGCTCGGATCAGACCATGTCACTCGGTGCCCAGGTCTTTCACAAGCCGAAGTCGATGGCCGAGGCGGAAAATCATCTGCGGGCGCTATCGGGTAAAACTCATCGGCTGAACAGCGCCATCGCTTTGGCGCGCAACGGCGACATCATCTGGGAACATGTATCCCACGCCGATCTGACCATGCATGAGTTGCCGGCCGATTTCATTCATCGGCATCTGAGCCGCGTCGGCGAGAAGGCATTGTCGAGCGTCGGCGCCTATCAGCTTGAGGGGGAGGGCATCCAGCTTTTCTCGAAAGTCGACGGCGACTACTTCACCATCCTCGGATTGCCGATGCTGCCGCTTTTGGAAAAACTGCGAGAGTTGGGGACGATCGATGGATGA
- a CDS encoding shikimate dehydrogenase, giving the protein MDDSRETQSVNAFVTGYPVRHSRSPLIHGYWLKQHGLAGSYRAHEVPVEDFEAFISSLKDGSSGFVGGNVTIPHKEAAFKLADQPDELSEELGASNTLWLENGKLHATNTDGRGFTANLDERHPGWDRSDRAVILGAGGASRAVIQAVRDRGFKEIHVVNRTVERAQELADRFGARVYAHPMTALGEVMQGAGLFINTTSLGMDGEAAPRIDFSPLVEGAVVTDIVYVPLKTPLLAQAEEQGFAIVDGLGMLLHQAVPGFEKWFGKRPAVDETLRALIIADMEKH; this is encoded by the coding sequence ATGGATGATTCACGTGAAACACAAAGCGTAAACGCTTTTGTAACGGGTTATCCGGTCCGGCATTCGCGCTCGCCGCTGATCCATGGTTACTGGCTGAAGCAGCATGGCCTGGCCGGCAGCTATCGTGCCCATGAAGTGCCAGTGGAGGATTTCGAAGCCTTCATCTCATCCTTGAAGGATGGTTCCAGCGGCTTCGTCGGCGGGAACGTCACCATCCCTCATAAGGAAGCAGCCTTCAAGCTCGCCGATCAGCCCGACGAACTTTCGGAAGAATTGGGCGCGTCCAACACCTTATGGCTTGAAAATGGCAAGCTGCATGCAACGAATACCGATGGCCGCGGCTTCACAGCGAACCTCGACGAGCGTCATCCCGGTTGGGATCGCAGCGATCGTGCGGTCATCCTCGGGGCAGGGGGTGCCAGTCGCGCTGTCATCCAGGCGGTACGCGACCGCGGCTTCAAGGAAATCCATGTGGTCAACCGCACGGTTGAACGAGCGCAGGAACTGGCGGATCGGTTCGGCGCGAGGGTCTATGCCCATCCGATGACCGCACTCGGCGAGGTCATGCAGGGTGCCGGTCTCTTTATCAATACGACCTCGCTTGGCATGGACGGTGAGGCAGCACCCCGGATCGATTTCTCTCCTCTTGTGGAAGGCGCCGTCGTCACCGACATTGTCTATGTACCGCTGAAGACGCCACTTCTCGCCCAGGCCGAGGAACAGGGTTTTGCCATCGTCGACGGTCTCGGCATGTTGCTGCACCAGGCCGTGCCGGGCTTCGAAAAATGGTTTGGAAAGCGTCCGGCGGTCGATGAAACCTTGAGGGCATTGATCATCGCCGACATGGAAAAGCACTAG
- the coaE gene encoding dephospho-CoA kinase (Dephospho-CoA kinase (CoaE) performs the final step in coenzyme A biosynthesis.), with protein sequence MIRIGLTGSIGMGKSTSAKLFAEAGIPVNDSDAVVHDLYSGEAVPLVEAAFPGTTADGRVDRQKLSRKLAGDPSGFKRLEAIVHPLVRDREHQFLERQRKAGADMVVLDIPLLFETGADKRVDKIVVVSCDPQIQRERVLARPGMTEEKFNMILSRQTPDAEKRARADYVIDTGGSIDAARTQVRDIIADLRHKLLVEK encoded by the coding sequence ATGATCAGGATCGGACTGACGGGATCGATCGGTATGGGAAAGTCGACCTCGGCGAAACTCTTCGCCGAAGCCGGAATCCCGGTGAACGATTCCGATGCGGTCGTGCATGATCTCTATAGTGGCGAAGCCGTTCCCTTGGTCGAAGCTGCTTTCCCCGGAACAACGGCTGACGGCAGGGTCGACCGGCAGAAACTTAGCCGAAAGCTGGCGGGCGATCCCTCTGGCTTCAAGCGCCTCGAAGCCATCGTCCATCCGCTGGTCCGCGATCGCGAGCACCAGTTTCTGGAGCGCCAACGCAAGGCCGGCGCCGATATGGTCGTGCTGGATATCCCGCTGCTTTTCGAAACCGGCGCAGACAAGCGAGTGGATAAGATCGTCGTCGTCAGCTGTGATCCACAGATTCAGCGGGAGAGGGTGCTTGCCCGGCCGGGCATGACGGAGGAAAAATTCAATATGATTCTCTCCCGGCAGACGCCGGATGCGGAAAAGCGAGCACGCGCCGATTATGTCATCGATACCGGCGGAAGCATCGATGCAGCCCGCACGCAGGTAAGAGACATCATTGCGGATCTGCGGCACAAGCTGTTGGTCGAAAAATAG
- the dnaQ gene encoding DNA polymerase III subunit epsilon, with protein MREIIFDTETTGLDNRADRIIEIGGIELFNHFPTGKTLHIYINPGDRKVHPDALAVHGITDEFLTGKPLFETVADEILEFFGDAKWIAHNATFDMGFVNAEFARLGRPPILPDMVIDTLAMARRKHPMGPNSLDALCRRYGIDNSHRTKHGALLDSELLAEVYIEMIGGRQTALGLGSVTGSSARFRQNDVTEEVVIDIFARPAPLPSRLTEEELAAHEALVAKLGTKGIWSKYSASE; from the coding sequence ATGCGCGAAATCATTTTCGATACGGAAACCACCGGCCTCGACAACAGGGCAGACCGCATCATCGAAATCGGCGGCATCGAGCTCTTCAACCATTTTCCGACCGGCAAGACACTGCACATCTATATCAATCCGGGCGATCGCAAGGTTCATCCCGATGCTCTGGCCGTGCACGGCATTACTGATGAGTTCCTAACGGGCAAACCGCTCTTCGAAACCGTCGCGGACGAAATTCTCGAATTTTTCGGCGATGCGAAATGGATCGCGCATAACGCCACCTTCGACATGGGCTTCGTCAATGCGGAGTTCGCAAGGCTTGGCCGCCCGCCGATCCTCCCCGACATGGTGATCGATACGCTCGCCATGGCGCGCCGAAAGCACCCGATGGGGCCGAATTCGCTGGATGCTCTTTGCCGTCGATACGGCATCGACAACTCGCACCGCACGAAACATGGCGCGTTGCTCGACTCCGAACTGCTGGCTGAAGTCTATATAGAGATGATCGGCGGCCGACAGACGGCCCTTGGTCTTGGCAGCGTCACCGGTTCATCAGCGCGCTTCCGCCAAAACGATGTCACGGAAGAAGTCGTCATCGACATCTTCGCGCGGCCCGCTCCGCTGCCGAGCCGGCTGACCGAGGAGGAACTCGCGGCTCATGAAGCGCTGGTCGCCAAGCTCGGCACGAAGGGAATTTGGTCGAAATACAGCGCTTCCGAGTAA
- the secB gene encoding protein-export chaperone SecB, producing the protein MANETNGNGAASPSLSILAQYTKDLSFENPGAPRSLQARENAPDININVNVNANPLSDSDFDVVLTLSAEAKDGERVLFHTELVYGGVFRVTGFPQEHMLPLLFIECPRLLFPFARQIIADVTRNGGFPPLMIDPIDFAQMFTQRMAEEQARAQVSAVPN; encoded by the coding sequence ATGGCCAACGAGACCAACGGCAACGGTGCAGCCAGCCCGAGCCTCAGCATCCTTGCTCAGTACACCAAGGATCTTTCCTTCGAAAATCCGGGTGCTCCGCGCTCGCTCCAGGCCCGGGAAAATGCTCCCGACATCAATATCAATGTGAACGTCAACGCCAACCCGCTGTCGGATTCCGATTTCGACGTCGTGCTGACGCTGAGCGCCGAAGCCAAGGATGGCGAGCGCGTACTCTTCCACACCGAGCTGGTCTATGGCGGCGTCTTCCGCGTCACCGGTTTCCCGCAGGAACACATGCTGCCCCTGCTCTTCATCGAGTGCCCGCGCCTGCTGTTCCCCTTCGCACGCCAGATCATCGCCGACGTCACGCGCAATGGCGGCTTCCCGCCGCTGATGATCGACCCGATCGATTTCGCGCAGATGTTCACGCAGCGCATGGCCGAAGAGCAGGCTCGCGCTCAGGTTTCGGCTGTTCCGAACTAA
- a CDS encoding FxsA family protein — protein sequence MRLSLLPIVVFLMPLAEIAGFIVVGKMIGVWATLGLVILSVLLGAALLRIQGIGILQRISAESRNGGDPGREMVHGAMIVVAAFFLMLPGFISDIIGLLLFIPAVRDLAWQVLRKRIVVVGNSRAFRRGQGPGAGPQGRPNKPGNVVDLDEGDFHREPNRNSPWSDQKRLED from the coding sequence ATGCGCCTATCACTTCTTCCTATCGTCGTTTTCTTGATGCCTCTGGCTGAGATCGCCGGATTCATCGTCGTTGGAAAGATGATCGGCGTCTGGGCGACACTGGGGCTTGTCATCCTCAGCGTGCTGCTCGGTGCCGCTCTCTTGAGGATCCAGGGCATCGGCATTCTCCAACGCATCTCGGCCGAAAGCCGCAACGGCGGCGATCCCGGCCGCGAGATGGTGCATGGCGCGATGATCGTGGTTGCCGCCTTCTTCCTGATGCTGCCCGGCTTCATCTCTGATATCATCGGCCTGCTGCTCTTCATCCCTGCCGTACGCGATCTCGCCTGGCAGGTTTTGCGCAAGCGCATCGTCGTCGTCGGCAATTCGCGGGCCTTCCGCCGCGGGCAAGGCCCGGGCGCCGGACCGCAAGGTCGGCCGAACAAACCCGGAAACGTCGTCGATCTCGATGAAGGCGATTTCCATCGGGAGCCGAACCGCAACTCGCCCTGGTCGGATCAAAAGCGTCTAGAAGACTAG
- a CDS encoding Tim44/TimA family putative adaptor protein, with amino-acid sequence MGANDFVTIFFLVAAVLIFFQLRSVLGRRTGNEKPPRDLYGSADPANGPTPPDAGKVVTLPRRDGTEEEDRFAAIDAFTPAGTPLNDSLREVSKADPSFNPKEFVNGARMAYEMIVMAFAEGDRKSLKGLLSREVYEGFDAAIAEREAKGEKVKSTFVGIDKADIVTAEVKGTDALITMRIVSQMISATYDKAGTLIDGDAEAVAEISDLWTFARDTRSRDPNWKLVATESEQ; translated from the coding sequence ATGGGTGCAAACGACTTTGTGACGATCTTTTTCCTGGTGGCGGCGGTGCTGATTTTCTTTCAGTTGCGCAGCGTCCTTGGCCGCCGTACGGGGAACGAGAAGCCGCCGCGCGATCTCTACGGCTCTGCAGATCCGGCCAATGGCCCGACGCCGCCGGACGCCGGCAAGGTGGTCACATTGCCGCGCCGCGATGGCACCGAAGAGGAAGACCGTTTTGCTGCCATCGATGCCTTCACTCCGGCCGGCACGCCGCTCAATGATTCGCTGCGCGAAGTGAGCAAGGCTGATCCTTCCTTCAATCCAAAGGAATTCGTCAACGGCGCCCGCATGGCCTATGAGATGATTGTCATGGCCTTTGCGGAGGGCGACCGCAAGTCGCTGAAGGGGCTGCTGTCGCGTGAGGTCTATGAGGGCTTCGATGCCGCCATCGCCGAACGCGAAGCCAAAGGCGAGAAGGTCAAATCGACCTTCGTCGGCATCGATAAGGCCGATATCGTCACCGCTGAGGTGAAGGGAACGGATGCCCTCATCACCATGCGCATCGTTAGCCAGATGATCTCGGCCACCTACGACAAGGCCGGCACGTTGATCGATGGCGATGCTGAAGCTGTTGCCGAAATCAGCGATCTATGGACCTTCGCCCGCGACACGCGTTCGCGCGATCCGAATTGGAAACTCGTGGCGACCGAATCGGAACAATGA